A region from the Desulfobulbaceae bacterium genome encodes:
- a CDS encoding glycosyltransferase family 4 protein translates to MRILIVSQYFWPENFRVNDLTQELVSRGHSVTVLTGIPNYPTGKVFDVFKE, encoded by the coding sequence GTGAGAATTTTAATCGTTAGTCAATATTTTTGGCCTGAAAATTTCCGGGTGAATGATTTAACCCAGGAACTGGTGAGTCGCGGTCATAGTGTGACGGTGTTGACGGGTATTCCAAACTACCCAACAGGCAAGGTTTTTGACGTTTTCAAGGAA